One genomic region from Marinomonas maritima encodes:
- the phnK gene encoding phosphonate C-P lyase system protein PhnK, producing MTDTLMPTKPIPNKSTANEAMMNEPLLKVNKLTKLYAPGKGCEDISFDLYPGEVLGIVGESGSGKSTLLTSLSARLAPNAGEILYLNRDNNWLNLYQLSETERRYLLRTEWGVVHQHARDGLRMGVSAGANIGERLMAVGERHYGKIRDKGLQWMEDVELDVSRIDDKPSTYSGGMQQRLQIARNLVTHPRVVFMDEPTGGLDVSVQARLLDLLRTLVTEMNLAVVIVTHDLAVARLLAQRLIVMRHGRIVETGLTDQVLDDPQHAYTQLLVSSVLTP from the coding sequence ATGACTGACACTCTCATGCCGACTAAACCAATACCAAATAAATCAACCGCCAATGAAGCAATGATGAACGAACCACTTCTAAAAGTGAACAAACTGACTAAGTTATACGCACCGGGCAAAGGCTGCGAAGACATCAGTTTTGATCTGTATCCCGGAGAAGTCTTAGGTATTGTCGGGGAATCGGGTTCAGGAAAATCTACCTTGTTGACCAGTTTATCGGCTCGTCTTGCGCCAAATGCAGGGGAGATTCTTTATCTTAATCGTGACAATAACTGGCTTAATCTTTATCAGCTTTCAGAAACAGAACGCCGTTATTTGTTGAGAACCGAATGGGGTGTGGTGCACCAACACGCTCGTGATGGTTTACGCATGGGAGTTTCGGCTGGCGCCAATATCGGCGAGCGTTTAATGGCCGTTGGCGAACGTCATTACGGCAAGATTCGCGATAAAGGCTTGCAGTGGATGGAAGATGTGGAACTGGATGTCAGCCGTATCGATGATAAACCGTCTACCTATTCTGGCGGTATGCAGCAACGCCTACAGATTGCCCGCAATCTGGTGACTCACCCAAGAGTTGTCTTTATGGACGAACCCACCGGCGGACTTGACGTATCGGTTCAAGCACGCTTATTGGATTTACTGCGCACCTTGGTAACCGAAATGAACCTTGCCGTGGTGATCGTCACTCATGATCTTGCCGTCGCTCGGCTGTTGGCTCAGCGCCTAATTGTCATGCGTCACGGAAGAATCGTCGAAACAGGTTTAACCGACCAAGTGCTCGACGACCCACAACACGCCTACACCCAGCTATTAGTGTCATCGGTGCTGACCCCTTAA
- a CDS encoding alpha-D-ribose 1-methylphosphonate 5-phosphate C-P-lyase PhnJ, whose protein sequence is MSLSSTNSVNPVINDVTLDPIKDGYNFAYLDEQTKRMIRRALLKAVAIPGYQVPFGGREMPMPYGWGTGGIQLTAAVIGESDILKVIDQGADDTTNAVSIRAFFKELTGVETTEKTVDASLIQTRHRIPETPLSADQILIYQVPIPEPLRFIEPSEVETRKMHALEDYGVMHVKLYEDIAHFGHIATTYAYPVRVNDRYIMDPSPIPKFDNPKMHQMPALQLFGAGREKRIYAVPPYTNVESLDFEDHPFEIQTWEESCAICGSQSSFLDEVIIDDQGSRSYLCSDTDYCRQQVDKNEAHATQTGEKNHD, encoded by the coding sequence ATGAGCCTATCTTCCACAAACAGCGTCAATCCTGTCATTAATGACGTCACGCTTGACCCCATAAAAGACGGCTACAACTTCGCTTATCTTGACGAGCAAACCAAACGCATGATTCGCCGTGCGTTACTTAAAGCCGTGGCGATTCCCGGTTACCAAGTCCCTTTTGGTGGGCGTGAAATGCCCATGCCTTATGGCTGGGGAACCGGCGGCATTCAGCTTACCGCCGCGGTAATTGGTGAAAGTGACATTCTAAAAGTAATCGATCAGGGCGCAGATGACACCACCAACGCCGTCAGTATTCGAGCCTTTTTTAAAGAACTTACGGGGGTAGAAACCACCGAAAAAACCGTAGACGCCAGTTTAATTCAAACCCGTCACCGTATTCCTGAAACACCATTAAGTGCCGATCAGATTTTGATTTATCAAGTACCGATTCCAGAACCACTGCGCTTTATCGAACCGAGCGAAGTGGAAACACGCAAAATGCACGCGTTAGAAGACTACGGTGTGATGCACGTAAAACTCTATGAAGACATCGCCCATTTCGGTCATATCGCCACCACATACGCTTATCCTGTGCGAGTGAACGACAGATACATTATGGATCCGTCGCCTATACCCAAATTCGATAACCCAAAAATGCATCAAATGCCGGCATTACAGCTGTTTGGTGCGGGACGAGAAAAACGTATCTACGCGGTTCCACCTTACACCAACGTCGAAAGTTTGGATTTTGAAGATCACCCTTTTGAGATTCAAACTTGGGAAGAAAGCTGCGCCATTTGTGGTTCTCAGAGTAGCTTCTTAGACGAAGTCATTATTGATGATCAAGGCTCCCGCAGCTACTTATGCTCGGACACCGATTACTGCCGACAGCAGGTCGATAAGAACGAAGCGCACGCCACACAAACTGGAGAGAAAAATCATGACTGA